Proteins encoded together in one Hylaeus volcanicus isolate JK05 chromosome 3, UHH_iyHylVolc1.0_haploid, whole genome shotgun sequence window:
- the LOC128873787 gene encoding trinucleotide repeat-containing gene 6A protein isoform X1, which produces MFPHNSSSHEISTETNAFVQNSMGDAVVLGKNSPIGVGKGKESENARYCDIEFINNNTMVKPINHLGNTAANDFLTVLLSQTGKSILTSRGPTCQSVASSTTIHPTKNHFLTYDNNNNPTLNNRSRRAEHNHQDDRKTTVNATTKRKQPGSPGKQKPGSSANNSKSISKTLSDNKISCSVLNIRVLNISINLRLTGDKCAIGEGVPSLVRIPKSDRPSSGHFSLDSLDNYSLLGSCLHPGKYNNIKSNSSFVSNNNDNYKSVILLSSTSNHYFLCVEMDSGAIAMRLGARFNPLRFLANSSFDGLLLHKSFLFQSQDEHRTIMYISSTSDRIIKIKRSSAGFMIKTKLVPRDFDQEGSRELSLICLIKFVFDHVNIPKCVSPCQNQNMAEFLCIEMEFENLQNIANDTSRDLTFDDIPLADINQEILKFLFTYLFLKNESRLLFSLGIARELSNEVNFSYGELERQPSRVLSDLLLSSAFSKVNISSMIIEFFLGDTNDTNKEYLENVTSYDISGVNNNIALAHIEENYVKISKLPLNFVMLKKVKLSDRSSNEESDSIKEGKNVATSSSITLIVPGNELTDQPLRPLPLRNAPKRAQSSPPWLDLVASELTQRACVPFSLDRKLYVVKFRYKVICDFSIMWKGIPSHETSYERTHLDVHYSNVTFNTNVRTLARKPQDFITTKPYSEIETLSNNHGTTNRELVNFNKHIPASLSKPSATVSTTTIYCKTWTGLFTEIIANINSDDSTSNTQTLENLLNATTWKKPSDRILVSIDTSARNSYYSFPYEIFGAAYSKASTLTKEYPNAWFVIRTSETIILNINERMAEMLSWGINSISNVATITVGALSFQDNVKSNEPVGAYFANYRYPGSCVRLDPGFVKSLSKSTIGDRYRVKGENQAEFALYIPTTTTCKPTMTLKRQSASRIIGVPGSRPKYFETLWPDQMHTPHDFYDSLPKCLTRYRNDSLPGGEYKEDSLRCFDCFNEQIIRRNAAKNVDRNQLEMIKYRTAVYLHGDRHAKAGLSRLRGFEGYDNCQDTRELIEGNVSIVSSYSSSPKRTRLRYQVFIDVMNENVSLENLCDVYRFKETYKIHQIIGFDVENIFAGSPINSNQIALISSMFQTAQYIDNEGFNVNSPDTKKMAVIVINLRDCDQFEECQTHVCATNSQCFDGERIASNRTEYIMPAGNAISVDTENKEISASNSSRGHLIDCARNLIAASVGVSKDALQALKYDLKHVLTLLFGSISNIDDPSLEYRKRWGISNILRLAGGGESSLNNGGAANWGSAQTSATNNNNSNQSTWGGTSGNPSGNSGTTGNWSGNNVNRSAAGNPTNQNQGPLSGQNVPGNVNKMNNPNQQVNQQSGPPTSQSSSTNQGGQNNNQWSHGKSNSGGPGQNPSVPNNNNNSVQQQQQQPPNSSSNNNQTNNQANNPAQGSVNSSNTPASNNPSTKQQLEQLNIMREALFSQDGWGRQHVNQDTNWDLPTTPEPNTTKEAGPVWKLPVNTGTDLWETNIRNGGQPPPQQQPKTPWGHTPVTNIGGTWGEDDEAVDSSSMWTGAPTSSQPNTAAGQWTTSTGNQTGMWGGSNWGDPRIDHRDPRDLRSVDPREMRDPRDHRMSLDPREHIRVMDPMARDPRMADMRGDPRGISGRLNGASADAMWGQPPGPPHHQMGHQHPSGPPAKMLNPSSINQWVAPPPKDIMPGKPSGWEEPSPPTQRRSVPNYDDGTSLWGNAAANQRTIPGSKVSHWKDLPTPNVARGGMPCPPGMPQNRMPGQPGMKPDVSGPMWGHPGAPGGRNGSWSEGPHDTGSWDDPKTPSTWNEAQLNPGTWGGPSAHKPKPMGPAVSWVDTDMDHSPSWGHPTKPTLTKEVIWNSREFRYLCDLGFKKDDVELALRNREMNREEALELLSQLRPSDQWRRHDAHSTYDPANQATTAPAYPRFNHVAQQMSFPPGAGVASGNTTSSVGGSVASASLLKLQQQQQQTAVPLQQQQQQQPGGNAPQPPFNQASRTPQNQPSTQQLRMLVQQIQLAVQEGYLNHQILNQPLAPQTLILLNQLLQQIKVLQQLHQQHSVQSTMKGNGQSVLQISVQITKTKQQIANLQNQIAVQQATYMKQQQQQQQQQQQQQQQQQHPVPPSQSSEYYKSSVHDPMSALQNSFTELTMNKEPPISQQQSRLNQWKLPSLDKDGELVSNEFSRAPGTTSKPAATSAGLTQSHSSPNMNPLLGQGDGTWSTRLGDSGWPDPGNTDSTDGKDWQPTGAAAFTDLVPEFEPGKPWKGTQMKSIEDDPSITPGSVVRSPLSLATIKDPDALFSLSSKTSPPPQQPTNLDTSIPSLSNSTWTFNPPTTTPSALFTSSKNTWGESAPPPTAVTSELWGAPMSKVRGPPPGLSSKATGNTSNGWAGFGTVGRPSSSWGFQSSTNAGWVSTWLLLKNLTPQIDGSTLKTLCMQHGPVQDFRLYLNHGIALTKYSSRDEAIKAQGALNNCVLGNTTIFAESPADSEVHTLLQQLSHGGQQQAGATAGAGWGLRPSNKTGPPPDTWAGSSSQLWGAPPSSNSLWSNAGIDSNDQQRATPSSLNSYLPGDLLGGESM; this is translated from the exons ATGTTTCCACACAATTCTAGTTCACATGAGATTTCTACAGAAACAAATGCCTTCGTACAAAATTCCATG gGGGATGCAGTAGTATTAGGGAAAAACAGTCCGATAGGGGTGGGGAAGGGAAAAGAATCAGAAAATGCTAGGTACTGTGATATCGAATTCATAAACAACAACACGATGGTAAAACCTATTAACCATCTTGGAAATACCGCCGCCAATGACTTTTTAACCGTCCTGTTGAGCCAAACTG GCAAGTCCATCTTGACCAGTCGAGGCCCGACCTGCCAGTCAGTGGCGTCGTCAACCACAATACACCCAACAAAAAATCACTTTCTAActtacgataataataataatcctaCACTAAATAATCGCTCAAGACGAGCCGAACATAATCATCAAGATGATCGAAAAACAACAGTTAATGCaacaacaaaaagaaaacaaccGGGCTCGCCCGGAAAACAAAAACCGGGCAGCTCCGCCAATAACTCTAAGTCTATATCTAAGACACTAAGTGATAATAAGATTAGCTGTAGCGTATTAAACATTAGGGTACTAAATATAAGCATAAATCTACGATTAACAGGGGATAAGTGCGCAATCGGTGAAGGGGTACCTAGCCTAGTTAGGATACCCAAGTCTGATCGCCCCTCATCAGGCCACTTCTCTCTCGACTCTCTTGACAATTACTCCTTACTAGGGTCCTGCCTTCATCcgggcaaatacaataacattAAGTCTAATTCTAGCTTCGtaagtaataataacgataactACAAGTCTGTGATATTGCTCAGCTCAACCAGTAACCATTATTTCCTCTGCGTCGAAATGGACAGTGGTGCGATCGCAATGAGACTAGGAGCCCGTTTCAATCCACTCAGATTCTTAGCGAACTCTTCTTTCGACGGTTTATTGTTACAcaaatcgtttctttttcaatcgCAGGATGAACACCGtacaattatgtatatatcCTCGACGAGTGATCGGATCATTAAAATTAAGCGCTCTTCGGCGGGATTCATGATTAAAACGAAACTCGTCCCTCGTGATTTCGATCAAGAAGGATCGCGGGAATTGTCTTtgatatgtttaattaaatttgttttcgatcACGTTAATATCCCGAAGTGCGTATCACCGTGTCAAAATCAAAACATGGCCGAATTTCTCTGTATCGAAATGGAGTTCGAAAACCTACAAAACATTGCAAACGATACATCGCGTGATTTAACATTTGACGATATTCCTTTAGCCGATATTAATCaagaaattctaaaatttctattcacatatctatttttgaaaaacgaatCTCGCCTTCTGTTCAGCCTGGGTATCGCGAGGGAGTTGTCAAACGAAGTTAACTTCTCGTACGGGGAATTGGAGCGACAACCTTCGCGCGTACTTAGCGATCTTCTCTTGAGTAGCGCGTTCTCAAAAGTCAACATTTCGTCCAtgataatcgaattttttcttGGGGACACTAACGATACGAATAAGGAATACTTGGAGAATGTTACGTCGTACGATATATCTGGTGTTAACAATAATATCGCGCTGGCACACATTGAGgaaaactatgtaaaaatatcaaagttgcCTTTAAATTTCGTGATGCTAAAGAAAGTTAAATTAAGTGATAGATCGTCGAACGAAGAATCAGATTCGATTAAGGAAGGGAAAAACGTGGCCACCAGTTCTTCCATTACGCTTATCGTTCCCGGAAACGAGCTAACTGACCAGCCTCTGCGACCTCTCCCATTGAGAAACGCGCCGAAACGCGCACAATCCTCTCCTCCATGGCTCGACCTGGTCGCGAGCGAGCTGACGCAACGCGCATGTGTTCCATTCTCGTTAGATCGTAAGCTTTATGTGGTTAAATTTAGGTATAAGGTGATATGCGATTTTAGTATTATGTGGAAGGGGATACCGAGCCACGAGACTAGCTACGAAAGGACACATCTCGATGTCCACTACTCAAACGTTACTTTCAACACGAATGTGAGAACATTGGCCCGCAAACCTCAAGATTTTATCACGACGAAGCCATATTCGGAGATCGAAACACTCTCAAACAACCACGGAACAACAAATCGTGAACTTGTCAacttcaataaacatattcCAGCATCTCTCAGCAAACCATCGGCAACGGTATCGACAACGACGATTTATTGTAAAACTTGGACTGGACTGTTCACGGAAATAATTGCAAACATAAACAGCGACGATTCGACCTCAAACACGCAaacattggaaaatttattaaacgcaACCACTTGGAAGAAGCCGAGCGATAGAATTTTGGTCTCCATCGATACATCTGCACGAAATTCGTACTACTCGTTTCCGTATGAAATCTTTGGCGCGGCGTATTCGAAAGCCTCGACTTTGACGAAGGAATATCCAAACGCTTGGTTCGTAATAAGAACATcggaaacaataattttgaatataaatgaaaggaTGGCGGAGATGTTGTCCTGGGGAATTAATAGTATTAGTAACGTGGCAACAATTACTGTTGGTGCTCTTTCATTTCAGGATAATGTTAAGTCTAACGAGCCCGTGGGCGCTTATTTCGCGAACTATAGGTACCCGGGGTCGTGCGTGCGTCTGGACCCTGGGTTTGTTAAGTCTCTTTCTAAGTCTACTATAGGGGATAGATATAGGGTTAAGGGGGAGAACCAAGCCGAGTTCGCTCTCTACATTCCTACTACGACTACCTGCAAGCCTACGATGACGCTTAAACGCCAATCTGCATCCCGAATAATCGGTGTACCTGGATCTCGGCCGAAATACTTCGAGACATTATGGCCCGACCAAATGCACACTCCTCACGATTTTTATGACAGTCTGCCGAAGTGTTTAACGAGATATCGCAATGATTCTCTTCCTGGGGGCGAATACAAAGAAGACTCATTGAGATGTTTCGACTGCTTTAACGAACAAATCATACGCCGAAATGCTGCTAAGAATGTTGACCGTAATCAACTGGAAATGATCAAATATCGTACCGCCGTCTATTTGCATGGCGATCGACATGCTAAAGCAGGGCTATCTCGTTTACGTGGATTTGAGGGGTATGATAATTGCCAAGATACGCGCGAGCTAATAGAAGGGAATGTTTCTATTGTTTCATCGTACTCTAGTTCACCGAAACGAACGAGGTTAAGATATCAAGTTTTTATCGACGTGATGAATGAAAACGTTTCTCTAGAAAATCTCTGTGATGTATATCGATTTAAAGAGACGTACAAAATACACCAAATTATCGGATTTGATGTTGAGAATATTTTCGCTGGAAGTCCGATCAATTCTAATCAAATCGCTCTTATCAGTTCGATGTTTCAAACTGCCCAATACATTGACAATGAAggatttaatgtaaattccCCGGATACGAAGAAGATGGCCGTAATTGTGATAAACCTCCGCGATTGCGATCAATTCGAAGAATGTCAAACTCATGTCTGTGCAACGAACAGCCAGTGCTTCGATGGAGAGAGGATTGCCTCAAATCGAACGGAATATATCATGCCTGCGGGGAACGCGATTTCCGTTGATAcggaaaacaaagaaatctCTGCGAGCAACTCCAGCCGAGGCCACCTCATCGATTGCGCAAGGAATCTCATTGCAGCGTCCGTAGGGGTTTCCAAAGATGCTCTACAAGCTCTAAAATATGATCTTAAACACGTGTTAACTCTCCTTTTCGGATCGATCTCCAATATAGACGATCCCAGTCTAGAGTACAGGAAGAGGTGGGGGATTTCCAACATACTTAGACTAGCTGGCGGTGGTGAAAGTTCATTGAACAATGGTGGAGCTGCAAATTGGGGTTCTGCGCAGACCAGCgctacaaataataataatagcaatcaATCCACGTGGGGAGGGACTTCAGGGAATCCTTCTGGGAACAGTGGGACAACTGGAAATTGGTCTGGGAACAATGTAAATAGATCTGCTGCTGGCAATCCAACGAATCAAAATCAAGGACCACTCAGTGGACAAAACGTTCCGG GTAACGTAAATAAGATGAATAATCCAAATCAGCAAGTGAATCAACAATCAGGCCCACCGACTTCTCAATCAAGCAGTACAAATCAGGGTGGTCAGAACAATAACCAATGGTCGCACGGTAAATCCAATTCTGGAGGGCCTGGCCAAAACCCTTCTGTCccaaataataacaataattcagtgcaacaacaacagcaacagccgCCAAACTCCAGTAGCAATAATAATCAGACGAATAATCAGGCGAATAATCCTGCTCAGGGATCCGTTAACAGTAGTAATACACCTGCTAGTAATAATCCTTCGACAAAACAACAACTGGAGCAATTGAACATTATGAGGGAAGCACTTTTCAGTCAAGATGGCTGGGGACGT CAACATGTGAATCAGGATACAAACTGGGATCTTCCCACAACTCCAGAGCCTAATACGACGAAAGAGGCAGGTCCTGTGTGGAAGCTGCCAGTAAATACCGGTACAGACCTATGGGAAACCAATATCAGAAACGGTGGTCAACCACCGCCTCAACAACAACCAAAAACCCCTTGGGGTCATACTCCAGTCACAAACATTGGTGGAACTTGGGGCGAAGATGACGAAGCTGTCGATTCGTCAAGTATGTGGACCGGCGCTCCTACATCTTCCCAACCAAACACTGCCGCTGGACAATGGACAACCAGTACCGGTAATCAAACCGGTATGTGGGGAG GATCTAATTGGGGTGACCCAAGAATCGACCATCGAGATCCTCGAGATCTTCGTTCTGTCGACCCCAGAGAAATGCGAGATCCTCGTGATCACAGAATGTCCTTGGATCCTCGAGAGCACATACGTGTGATGGATCCAATGGCTCGAGATCCCAGAATGGCGGACATGCGCGGGGATCCTCGAGGAATTTCTGGAAGATTGAATGGCGCCAGCGCGGACGCCATGTGGGGCCAACCACCAGGTCCTCCGCATCATCAGATGGGACATCAACATCCTTCGGGACCACCGGCAAAGATGTTGAATCCTTCGAGTATAAATCAGTGGGTTGCCCCGCCGCCAAAAGATATTATGCCTGGGAAACCATCAGGCTGGGAAGAACCTTCTCCACCCACGCAAAGAAGAAGTGTTCCGAATTATGACGATGGCACTAGTTTATGGGGAAATGCTGCAGCTAATCAGAGGACTATACCTGGAAGTAAAGTTTCTCATTGGAAGGATCTTCCGACACCAAATGTAGCAAGAGGAG GAATGCCGTGTCCCCCAGGTATGCCGCAAAACAGAATGCCAGGTCAACCTGGAATGAAACCAGACGTTAGTGGACCAATGTGGGGTCATCCTGGTGCTCCCGGCGGACGAAATGGTAGCTGGAGCGAAGGACCACACGACACAGGTTCATGGGATGATCCAAAAACGCCAAGTACCTGGAACGAAGCTCAGTTAAATCCTGGCACTTGGGGTGGACCTAGTGCGCACAAACCCAAACCTATGGGACCCGCTGTAAGCTGGGTTGATACTGATATGGATCATTCTCCTAGTTGGGGTCATCCTACAAAACCTACTCTTACAAAGGAAGTTATATGGAATAGCAGGGAATTTCGATATCTCTGTGATTTAGGATTTAAA AAAGATGATGTGGAACTGGCACTGAGAAATCGTGAAATGAATAGAGAGGAAGCTTTGGAACTTTTGAGTCAGTTGCGGCCTTCAGATCAATGGAGAAGACATGATGCACACTCCACCTATGATCCTGCTAATCAAGCTACAACTGCACCAGCATATCCTAGATTTAATCACGTCGCACAGCAGATGTCTTTTCCTCCG GGTGCTGGTGTCGCAAGTGGAAATACAACCAGTAGTGTAGGAGGATCAGTTGCTAGCGCAAGTCTATTAAAGCtacaacaacagcaacaacaaacTGCTGTTCCGttgcaacaacagcaacaacagcagccTGGCGGCAATGCACCGCAGCCACCTTTCAATCAG GCTTCTAGAACTCCTCAAAATCAACCAAGTACTCAACAGCTGCGCATGTTAGTGCAACAAATTCAGTTAGCCGTCCAAGAAGGTTACTTAAATCATCAAATTCTAAATCAACCACTTGCACCTCAAACTTTAATACTTCTGAACCAATTATTGCAACAAATAAAAGTTCTGCAGCAACTTCATCAGCAACATTCGGTGCAAAGTACAATGAAGGGTAATGGCCAATCAGTTCTGCAGATTAGTGTACAAATTACAAAGACAAAGCAGCAAATCGCGAATTTACAAAATCAGATTGCTGTACAACAAGCTACTTACATGaagcagcaacaacagcagcaacaacaacaacagcaacaacagcaacagcaacaacaccCAGTGCCACCGTCTCAGAGCTCGGAATATTATAAAAGCTCTGTGCATGATCCCATGTCTGCACTGCAAAACAGTTTTACAGAATTGACTATGAACAAGGAGCCCCCAATC AGTCAGCAACAATCAAGGCTTAACCAGTGGAAGTTACCTTCATTGGACAAGGACGGAGAGTTAGTTTCGAATGAATTCTCGAGGGCACCAGGAACAACTAGTAAGCCAGCAGCAACATCGGCTGGTTTGACACAATCACACAGTAGTCCTAACATGAATCCTTTGTTGGGTCAAGGAGATGGTACATGGTCAACCAGACTCGGAGACAGTGGGTGGCCAGATCCAGGCAATACGGACTCCACTGACGGAAAGGATTGGCAGCCAACTGGTGCAGCTGCTTTCACTGACCTTGTGCCTGAGTTTGAACCTGGCAAGCCGTGGAAG ggTACCCAGATGAAAAGCATCGAGGATGATCCAAGCATTACTCCCGGTTCAGTGGTCCGTTCACCACTGTCTTTAGCAACGATCAAAGATCCGGATGCTCTTTTCTCTTTAAGTAGCAAAACGTCTCCACCGCCGCAACAACCTACCAATCTTGATACTTCGATACCAAGTTTGAGTAATTCTACATGGACATTTAATCCACCTACTACTACGCCGAGTGCATTATTTACCAG CTCAAAAAACACTTGGGGCGAGTCTGCACCACCGCCGACTGCGGTCACGTCGGAACTCTGGGGAGCCCCAATGAGTAAAGTACGTGGTCCACCGCCAGGCCTGAGTAGCAAAGCCACCGGAAATACGAGCAACGGCTGGGCAGGCTTCGGCACTGTCGGTAGACCGTCTAGTTCTTGGGGCTTTCAATCAAGCACAAACGCTGGCTGGGTTTCCACTTGGTTACTACTGAAAAATCTGACGCCTCAAATCGATGGTTCTACGTTGAAAACCCTTTGTATGCAGCACGGCCCTGTTCAGGACTTTCGCTTATACCTTAATCATGGAATTGCATTAACCAAGTATTCGTCAAGAGACGAGGCTATCAAG gCACAAGGTGCTCTAAACAATTGCGTCCTGGGCAACACGACAATTTTCGCAGAATCGCCAGCCGATAGCGAGGTACACACTCTCTTGCAACAACTAAGTCACGGAGGTCAACAGCAAGCTGGAGCAACAGCTGGAGCAGGCTGGGGCTTGCGACCATCGAACAAAACTGGTCCTCCACCCGACACCTGGGCCGGTAGTTCCAGTCAACTGTGGGGTGCTCCACCGAGTAGTAATTCTCTTTGGAGCAACGCTGGCATCGACAGCAACGATCAACAACGTGCTACGCCCAGTTCTCTGAACTCGTACTTACCCGGAGATCTTCTGGGAGGTGAGTCGATGTAG